One segment of Micromonospora parathelypteridis DNA contains the following:
- a CDS encoding sensor histidine kinase produces the protein MDLSTGQSRPASRHWRFTGWLLAAVWLFFLNVPLSTALHEPQLWRRVLGVAALAVFAVGYVLLFQWARRLRQSLLPIPVGRARIGLLLLLAVGLASIPGAGGDWLATLVYVAAAAVFLLPPQEALACVVVCALTPALASWLVPGWEAESGIVFAVLLASFAMFGVSRLAQRNSELQAAQQEIGRLAVAEERARAARDLHDILGHSLTVVAIKAELAGRLIEVDTERAAVEIAEVEALARAALSDVRQTVGAYREVSLAAEVAGARSALAAAGIAADLPDEVPALPDEWDRLFGWAVREGVTNVVRHSGARCCTIRVHPDRVEVSDDGRGPSTPDAAGHGLVGLRERARQVDAVVSVGRRPDGSGFLLRVHAPTEAR, from the coding sequence ATGGACCTCTCGACGGGGCAGTCCCGGCCGGCGAGCCGCCACTGGCGGTTCACCGGCTGGCTGCTGGCGGCCGTGTGGTTGTTCTTCCTCAACGTGCCGCTCTCCACCGCGTTGCACGAGCCACAGCTCTGGCGGCGGGTCCTCGGCGTGGCGGCACTGGCCGTCTTCGCCGTCGGCTATGTGCTGCTGTTCCAGTGGGCCCGCCGGCTGCGCCAGTCGCTGCTTCCGATCCCGGTGGGTCGTGCGCGGATCGGGCTGTTGCTGCTTCTCGCGGTGGGCCTGGCCAGCATCCCGGGCGCTGGTGGGGACTGGCTGGCCACCCTTGTCTACGTCGCGGCGGCGGCGGTGTTCCTGCTCCCGCCGCAGGAGGCGTTGGCCTGCGTGGTGGTCTGCGCGCTGACCCCCGCGCTGGCGTCCTGGCTGGTGCCGGGCTGGGAGGCGGAGAGCGGCATCGTCTTCGCGGTGCTGCTCGCCTCGTTCGCCATGTTCGGGGTGTCGCGGCTGGCCCAGCGCAACAGTGAGCTCCAGGCCGCCCAGCAGGAGATCGGCCGGCTCGCGGTGGCCGAGGAGCGGGCCCGTGCCGCCCGCGACCTGCACGACATCCTGGGGCACTCGCTGACGGTGGTGGCGATCAAGGCCGAGTTGGCCGGACGGCTGATCGAGGTGGACACCGAGCGTGCCGCCGTCGAGATCGCCGAGGTGGAAGCGCTGGCCCGGGCCGCGCTGTCCGACGTACGGCAGACGGTTGGGGCGTACCGCGAGGTCAGCCTCGCGGCGGAGGTGGCCGGCGCCCGCTCCGCGCTGGCCGCGGCGGGCATCGCGGCGGATCTGCCGGACGAGGTGCCGGCGCTGCCGGACGAGTGGGACCGGTTGTTCGGCTGGGCGGTGCGGGAAGGGGTGACCAACGTGGTCCGGCACAGTGGGGCGCGGTGCTGCACGATCCGGGTACACCCGGATCGGGTCGAGGTGAGCGACGACGGTCGTGGTCCGTCCACTCCCGACGCCGCCGGGCACGGGCTCGTCGGCCTACGGGAGCGGGCGCGGCAGGTGGACGCCGTGGTGAGCGTCGGTCGACGGCCGGACGGAAGTGGCTTCCTGCTCCGGGTGCACGCGCCGACG
- a CDS encoding ABC transporter permease: MTTSTPTATRATEPDRRLPTLGGFAPGALRIELRRVLRNRRTLAFTLIMPGAFFLIFGLPQRGQSLDNGRPVAAYVMISLAVYAAMVATTSVGGAVATERALGWSRQLRLTPLRPAAYVATKLITAMSLGLLAVVVEFLVGAVAGVRIPVYVWLLSGVAAWLGSLVFAAFGLFIGYLAPAENVMQIIGPVLAVLAMFGGLFVPVEVLPDVLQQVAKFTPVYGMGVLARAPLTGEGVSMAAVANLVVWALLFGVGAARLFRRDTARV; the protein is encoded by the coding sequence ATGACCACCTCCACCCCCACCGCGACCCGTGCCACCGAGCCGGACCGTCGGCTGCCCACCCTGGGCGGGTTCGCCCCGGGCGCCCTGCGCATCGAGCTGCGCCGGGTGCTGCGCAACCGCCGCACCCTCGCCTTCACCCTGATCATGCCGGGCGCGTTCTTCCTCATCTTCGGCCTGCCGCAGCGCGGGCAGTCACTGGACAACGGCCGCCCGGTGGCGGCGTACGTCATGATCAGCCTGGCCGTGTACGCGGCCATGGTGGCGACCACCAGTGTCGGCGGCGCGGTGGCCACCGAACGGGCGCTGGGCTGGAGCCGGCAACTGCGGCTCACCCCGCTGCGCCCGGCGGCGTACGTGGCGACCAAGCTGATCACCGCGATGAGCCTCGGTCTGCTCGCGGTCGTCGTCGAGTTCCTGGTGGGCGCCGTGGCCGGCGTTCGCATCCCGGTGTACGTCTGGCTGCTGTCCGGGGTCGCCGCCTGGCTCGGCTCGCTGGTCTTCGCCGCGTTCGGTCTCTTCATCGGCTACCTGGCGCCGGCCGAGAACGTCATGCAGATCATCGGCCCGGTCCTGGCCGTGCTGGCCATGTTCGGCGGGCTGTTCGTCCCGGTCGAGGTGCTGCCGGACGTGCTCCAGCAGGTCGCCAAGTTCACCCCGGTGTACGGCATGGGCGTGCTGGCCCGTGCCCCGCTGACCGGCGAAGGGGTCAGCATGGCGGCGGTGGCCAACCTCGTGGTCTGGGCGCTGCTCTTCGGCGTCGGTGCGGCGCGGTTGTTCCGCCGGGACACCGCGCGGGTCTGA
- a CDS encoding ABC transporter ATP-binding protein, which yields MTSTNPAVELDGLTKTFGAVTAVDGLSLRVQPGEVVAFLGPNGAGKTTTIDMLLGLARPDAGTVRVLGGTPDNAVAQGRVAAVLQTGGLLKDLTVGETVEMTSHFYRHTRPAAEVLERAGIADIAGRVVGRCSGGQQQRLRFALALLPDPDLMVLDEPTTGMDVEGRRDFWQALRRDARAGRTVIFATHYLDEADAYADRIVLVRQGRIVADGTTAEIKNLAAGRTVRATLPGADQAALAALPGVDAVEVRGDSVLVRTGDSDAIARHLLTRTAARDVEITSRNLEDAFLALTTAHTGA from the coding sequence ATGACCAGTACGAATCCGGCCGTCGAGTTGGACGGCCTCACCAAGACCTTCGGCGCGGTCACCGCGGTCGACGGGCTGAGCCTGCGGGTGCAGCCCGGCGAGGTGGTGGCCTTCCTCGGCCCGAACGGCGCGGGCAAGACCACCACCATCGACATGCTGCTCGGGTTGGCCCGCCCGGACGCGGGCACCGTCCGCGTCCTCGGCGGCACCCCGGACAACGCGGTGGCCCAGGGGCGGGTCGCCGCCGTTCTGCAGACCGGCGGGTTGCTCAAGGACCTCACCGTCGGCGAGACGGTCGAGATGACCTCGCACTTCTACCGGCACACCCGCCCGGCCGCCGAGGTGTTGGAGCGGGCCGGCATCGCCGACATCGCCGGGCGGGTGGTCGGGCGTTGCTCCGGCGGCCAGCAGCAGCGGCTGCGCTTCGCGCTGGCCCTGTTGCCCGACCCGGACCTGATGGTGCTCGACGAGCCGACCACCGGCATGGACGTCGAGGGTCGGCGGGACTTCTGGCAGGCCCTGCGCCGGGACGCCCGGGCCGGACGGACCGTCATCTTCGCCACCCACTACCTGGACGAGGCGGACGCGTACGCCGACCGGATCGTGCTGGTCCGGCAGGGGCGGATCGTCGCCGACGGCACCACCGCGGAGATCAAGAACCTGGCGGCCGGTCGTACGGTGCGGGCCACCCTGCCCGGCGCCGACCAGGCCGCGCTGGCCGCGCTGCCCGGTGTGGACGCCGTGGAGGTACGCGGCGACAGCGTGCTGGTGCGCACCGGCGACTCGGACGCGATCGCCCGGCACCTGCTCACCCGGACCGCCGCCCGGGACGTGGAGATCACCTCCCGCAACCTCGAGGACGCCTTCCTCGCCCTGACCACCGCGCACACCGGAGCCTGA
- a CDS encoding alpha/beta hydrolase, which translates to MGTTPQGQVDTIVLIHGLWMTPRSWEGWAQRYTERGMHVIAPAWPGMDRSVEQLRDDPGPIAEQSMATIVAHYDRIIRALPRPPIIMGHSFGGLFAQILADRGLGAAVVGVHPAAVKGVLKVPLSQLRSGFPILRSPANRSKAVPFTADDFAYTFGNTMSREDSDRAWQRYAVPGAGRVFFEGAFANVDPRSPARVDVGRDDRAPLLLMAGERDHVVPASVVRSNAGLYQKSRALTAYEEFPGRTHFTVGQDGWEKVADYALDWALRAAALPREAKIASESPRR; encoded by the coding sequence ATGGGTACCACGCCACAGGGTCAGGTCGACACGATCGTGCTGATCCACGGGCTCTGGATGACGCCGCGCAGCTGGGAGGGGTGGGCCCAGCGATACACCGAGCGCGGCATGCACGTCATCGCGCCCGCCTGGCCCGGCATGGACCGGTCGGTGGAGCAGTTGCGCGACGATCCCGGCCCGATCGCCGAGCAGAGCATGGCCACGATCGTCGCGCACTACGACCGGATCATCCGGGCGTTGCCCCGACCGCCGATCATCATGGGGCACTCGTTCGGCGGGCTGTTCGCCCAGATCCTGGCCGATCGGGGTCTCGGCGCGGCGGTGGTGGGGGTGCACCCCGCGGCGGTGAAGGGTGTGCTCAAGGTGCCGCTGAGCCAGTTGCGCTCCGGCTTCCCGATCCTGCGCAGCCCCGCCAACCGGAGCAAGGCCGTCCCGTTCACCGCAGACGACTTCGCCTACACCTTCGGCAACACGATGAGCCGCGAGGACTCCGACCGGGCCTGGCAGCGCTACGCCGTCCCCGGTGCCGGCCGGGTGTTCTTCGAGGGCGCGTTCGCCAACGTCGACCCGCGCTCACCCGCCCGGGTCGACGTCGGGCGCGACGATCGCGCGCCGCTGCTGCTGATGGCCGGCGAACGCGACCACGTGGTGCCGGCGTCGGTGGTCCGCAGCAACGCGGGGCTCTACCAGAAGTCCCGGGCGCTCACCGCGTACGAGGAGTTCCCCGGCCGGACGCACTTCACCGTCGGCCAGGACGGCTGGGAGAAGGTCGCCGACTACGCGCTGGACTGGGCGCTACGCGCGGCGGCCCTGCCCCGGGAAGCAAAGATCGCCAGCGAGAGCCCCCGCCGCTGA
- a CDS encoding site-2 protease family protein has protein sequence MRASFRLGRVAGVPVGVNWSVLVIFALIAWGLAANQFPRSYPDRSPVAYALAGLAAAVVFFVGLLAHEVSHAVLAKRNGLTVDGITLWLFGGVAELRGEPRDPGAELRIAGVGPLVSLVLGAFFGAIAALLALAGQDGLLFGAVAWLAGINVLLAIFNILPAAPLDGGRLLRAAVWKATGDRTRASVVAARAGWVLGVLLIGLGLWQFLSGVGFGGLWLALIGWFLIGAAGTEERQARTGSALRGVRVGDVMTPQPQTASAEMTVADFVDHYLFAYRHSALPLTEDGRPTGLVTVDRVRGVPAERRASTTLAEVACRADQLVLAQTGEQLNDLLPRLSECADGRALVVQDGQLVGIVSPSDISRAVQRSTLRTPTPTR, from the coding sequence ATGAGGGCGAGTTTCCGGCTTGGCCGGGTCGCGGGGGTGCCGGTCGGTGTCAACTGGAGTGTTCTGGTCATCTTCGCGTTGATCGCGTGGGGCTTGGCCGCCAACCAGTTCCCCCGCTCGTACCCCGATCGATCGCCGGTCGCGTACGCCCTCGCTGGGCTGGCCGCGGCGGTGGTCTTCTTCGTCGGCCTGCTGGCCCACGAGGTGTCGCACGCGGTGCTGGCCAAGCGCAACGGACTGACGGTCGACGGCATCACGCTCTGGCTGTTCGGCGGGGTGGCCGAGTTGCGGGGCGAGCCGCGCGACCCGGGCGCAGAACTGCGGATCGCGGGAGTCGGCCCGCTGGTCAGTCTCGTGCTCGGGGCGTTCTTCGGCGCGATCGCCGCGCTGCTCGCGCTGGCCGGGCAGGACGGGCTGCTCTTCGGGGCGGTGGCGTGGCTGGCCGGCATCAACGTGCTGCTGGCCATCTTCAACATCCTGCCGGCCGCGCCCCTGGACGGCGGCCGGTTGCTGCGCGCCGCGGTGTGGAAGGCCACCGGTGACCGGACCCGGGCGTCCGTGGTCGCAGCCCGGGCCGGCTGGGTGCTGGGCGTGCTGTTGATCGGTCTCGGGCTGTGGCAGTTCCTGTCCGGGGTCGGTTTCGGTGGTCTCTGGCTGGCCCTGATCGGTTGGTTCCTGATCGGCGCCGCCGGAACCGAGGAGCGGCAGGCTCGCACCGGCAGCGCGCTGCGTGGCGTACGGGTGGGCGACGTGATGACCCCGCAGCCGCAGACCGCCTCGGCGGAGATGACGGTCGCCGACTTCGTCGACCACTACCTGTTCGCGTACCGGCATTCGGCGTTGCCGCTGACCGAGGACGGCCGGCCGACGGGCCTGGTCACCGTCGACCGGGTACGCGGCGTGCCGGCCGAGCGGCGGGCGTCGACCACGCTGGCCGAGGTGGCCTGCCGGGCCGACCAACTGGTCCTCGCCCAGACGGGTGAACAGCTCAACGACCTGCTCCCCCGGCTCAGTGAGTGCGCCGACGGCCGCGCCCTGGTGGTGCAGGACGGCCAACTGGTCGGCATAGTCTCCCCCAGCGACATCAGCCGCGCCGTCCAGCGCAGCACCCTCCGCACCCCCACCCCAACCCGTTGA
- the bdeA gene encoding bis(hydroxyethyl) terephthalate hydrolase, protein MQPVPASTEVPLTRRPRRGLRWALALAVLGAGLSAAPAAHAAASPYQRGPAPTVASIEASRGAFAIAQSTVAATSVTGFRGGTIYYPTSTAEGTFGAVAISPGYTATQSSVAWLGPRLASQGFVVITIDTLSRYDQPASRGTQLLAALDYLTTNSSVRTRIDRNRLAVMGHSMGGGGSLSAASSRPQLQAAIPLTGWHSVKNWSGVRVPTLVVGAENDSVAPVASHSEPFYTSLPSSLDKAYLELNNASHSAPTSPNVTVAKYSISWLKRFVDDDTRYEQFLCPAPQASTIQEYRDTCPHS, encoded by the coding sequence ATGCAACCCGTACCCGCCAGCACCGAAGTCCCCCTCACCCGCCGCCCCCGTCGTGGTCTGCGCTGGGCGCTCGCCCTGGCCGTGCTCGGCGCCGGACTGAGCGCCGCGCCGGCCGCTCATGCCGCCGCCAGCCCGTATCAGCGCGGCCCCGCCCCCACCGTGGCCAGCATCGAGGCCAGCCGCGGCGCGTTCGCCATCGCTCAGAGCACCGTCGCCGCCACCAGCGTCACCGGGTTCCGGGGCGGAACGATCTACTACCCGACCAGCACCGCCGAGGGCACCTTCGGCGCGGTGGCGATCTCACCCGGCTACACCGCCACCCAGTCCAGCGTGGCGTGGCTCGGGCCGCGCCTTGCCTCGCAGGGCTTCGTGGTGATCACGATCGACACGCTGTCCCGCTACGACCAGCCGGCCAGCCGGGGCACGCAACTGCTCGCCGCCCTGGACTACCTGACCACCAACAGCAGTGTGCGTACCCGGATCGACCGCAACCGGCTCGCCGTGATGGGGCACTCGATGGGCGGCGGTGGCAGCCTCTCGGCGGCGAGTTCGCGGCCGCAGTTGCAGGCGGCGATCCCGTTGACCGGCTGGCACTCCGTCAAGAACTGGTCCGGCGTACGGGTGCCGACGCTGGTGGTGGGCGCGGAGAACGACTCGGTGGCGCCGGTCGCGTCGCACTCGGAGCCGTTCTACACCAGCTTGCCGTCCAGCCTGGACAAGGCGTACCTGGAGCTCAACAACGCCAGCCACTCCGCGCCCACCTCGCCGAACGTGACGGTCGCGAAGTACAGCATCTCCTGGCTGAAGCGCTTCGTGGACGATGACACCCGCTACGAACAGTTCCTCTGCCCCGCACCCCAGGCGTCAACGATCCAGGAGTACCGCGACACCTGCCCGCACTCCTAG
- a CDS encoding FAD-binding protein has protein sequence MIVQGQNVTSATAADVPRRNWAGNVRYAARAFHRPTSTDELRRLVAGSTRIRAVGSGHSFNRFGDTDGDLVTLAGLPQTVDVDHERGRVTVSGAMRYGDVAQHLQSQGYALANLASLPHISVAGAVATATHGSGQTHGNLATAVAGLELVTADGDLLRVDRDADGDRFAGLVVGLGALGLVTRVTLDVVPAFELSQYVSLDLRREALDEALGSAYSVSVFTDWRTPRLREVWRKQVTDQSPPPGDWLGTTAADEPRHPVLGMPPENCTPQLGEPGPWHERLPHFKLGFTPSGGEELQSEYHVPRTAAADALAALDDVAHLIAPVLLVCELRTVAADELWLSPNHQRDSFVVHFTWVDDTAAVLPVVAAVEERLAPFAPRPHWGKVFVTDPAELATRYPRYADFAAQLTHLDPTGKFRTDLLDRYFPR, from the coding sequence ATGATCGTGCAGGGACAGAACGTCACGTCGGCCACGGCGGCGGACGTTCCGCGCCGCAACTGGGCCGGCAACGTGCGGTACGCCGCTCGGGCGTTCCACCGACCGACCTCCACCGACGAACTGCGCCGACTGGTCGCCGGCAGCACCCGGATCCGGGCGGTGGGCAGCGGGCACTCCTTCAACCGCTTCGGTGACACCGACGGCGACCTGGTCACCCTCGCCGGGCTGCCCCAGACCGTCGACGTGGACCACGAGCGGGGGCGGGTCACCGTCAGCGGCGCGATGCGCTACGGCGACGTCGCCCAACACCTGCAGAGCCAGGGGTACGCGCTGGCCAACCTCGCCTCGCTGCCGCACATCTCGGTGGCCGGCGCGGTGGCCACCGCCACCCACGGCTCCGGCCAGACCCACGGCAACCTGGCCACCGCGGTCGCGGGCCTGGAGTTGGTCACGGCCGACGGTGACCTGCTGCGGGTCGACCGCGACGCCGACGGGGACAGGTTCGCCGGCCTGGTGGTCGGGCTCGGTGCGCTCGGCCTGGTCACCCGGGTCACCCTGGACGTGGTGCCGGCCTTCGAGCTGAGCCAGTACGTGTCTCTCGACCTGCGCCGGGAGGCGCTGGACGAGGCTCTCGGCTCGGCGTACAGCGTGAGCGTCTTCACCGACTGGCGTACGCCCCGGCTGCGTGAGGTGTGGCGCAAGCAGGTGACGGACCAGTCGCCGCCCCCGGGGGACTGGCTCGGCACCACCGCCGCCGACGAGCCACGGCACCCGGTGCTCGGGATGCCGCCGGAGAACTGCACCCCACAACTCGGCGAGCCGGGCCCCTGGCACGAGCGGCTGCCGCACTTCAAGCTCGGCTTCACCCCGAGCGGCGGCGAGGAGCTGCAGTCCGAGTACCACGTGCCGCGTACGGCGGCAGCCGACGCGCTCGCCGCGCTGGACGACGTGGCGCACCTGATCGCACCGGTCCTGCTCGTGTGCGAACTGCGGACCGTGGCGGCGGACGAGCTGTGGCTCAGCCCGAACCACCAGCGGGACAGCTTCGTCGTGCACTTCACCTGGGTCGACGACACCGCCGCCGTGCTGCCGGTGGTGGCCGCGGTGGAGGAACGGCTGGCGCCGTTCGCACCCCGCCCACACTGGGGCAAGGTCTTCGTCACCGACCCCGCCGAGCTGGCCACCCGCTACCCGAGGTACGCCGACTTCGCCGCCCAGCTGACCCACCTGGACCCGACCGGCAAGTTCCGCACCGACCTGCTGGACCGGTACTTCCCCCGCTGA
- a CDS encoding LLM class F420-dependent oxidoreductase has product MELRIFTEPQQGATYDQLLAVARCAEDAGYGAFFRSDHYLSMGGVTGEPGPTDAWTTLAGLARDTSRIRLGTLMTAATFRLPGPLAITVAQVDQMSGGRVELGIGTGWYAEEHTAYGIPFPPLAERFDRLEEQLAVITGLWSTPSGERFEHAGRYYPVSDSPALPKPVQQPRPPILIGGSGPKRTPRLAARYADEFNVPFASVPDTAARFDGVRAACAEIGRDPAQLVWSNSLVLCCGRDDAEVARRAAAIGRDPDELRANGLTGTPGEVLDIIGRYAEVGTERLYLQVLDLSDLDHLELVANEVMAKL; this is encoded by the coding sequence ATGGAACTGCGGATCTTCACCGAACCCCAGCAGGGCGCCACCTACGACCAGTTGCTCGCTGTCGCGCGCTGCGCCGAGGACGCCGGCTACGGAGCCTTCTTCCGGTCCGACCACTACCTCTCGATGGGCGGGGTGACCGGCGAACCCGGCCCCACCGACGCGTGGACCACGCTGGCTGGCCTGGCCCGGGACACGAGCCGTATCCGGCTCGGCACGTTGATGACCGCCGCGACCTTCCGGCTGCCCGGCCCGCTGGCGATCACCGTCGCGCAGGTCGACCAGATGAGCGGCGGCCGGGTGGAGCTGGGCATCGGCACCGGCTGGTACGCCGAGGAGCACACCGCGTACGGCATCCCGTTCCCGCCCCTGGCCGAGCGGTTCGACCGGCTGGAGGAGCAGCTCGCGGTCATCACCGGGCTCTGGTCCACGCCGTCGGGGGAGCGGTTCGAGCACGCCGGCCGGTACTACCCGGTCAGTGACTCGCCCGCACTGCCCAAGCCGGTGCAGCAGCCGCGCCCACCGATCCTGATCGGCGGGTCGGGCCCGAAGCGCACCCCTCGGCTGGCCGCCCGCTACGCCGACGAGTTCAACGTGCCGTTCGCCTCGGTGCCGGACACGGCGGCGCGGTTCGACGGGGTCCGCGCGGCCTGCGCCGAGATCGGCCGGGATCCGGCCCAGCTGGTCTGGTCCAACTCCCTGGTGCTCTGCTGCGGGCGCGACGACGCCGAGGTGGCCCGGCGGGCCGCCGCCATCGGTCGGGACCCGGACGAGTTGCGGGCCAACGGCCTGACCGGGACGCCCGGTGAGGTTCTGGACATCATCGGCCGGTACGCGGAGGTCGGCACCGAGCGGCTCTACCTCCAGGTGCTGGACCTCAGCGACCTGGACCACCTGGAGCTGGTCGCCAACGAGGTGATGGCGAAGCTCTGA
- a CDS encoding class I SAM-dependent methyltransferase: MTHPVWADGDAYEAYVGRWSRLVAAEFLLGLGVPPGRHWLDVGCGTGVLTSTILADVAPAQVIGVDRSAGFVATARTRVTDPRATFHVGDARALPLPDRIADVVVSGLTLNFVPEPARAVAEFARVVRPAGVVAAYVWDYAAGMAMMRHFWEAAAQLDPAASELDEGNRCTVCEPEALRALWEDAGFDAVSVRPVDVPTVFTDFADYWTPFLGGQGSAPSYVTTLAEPARVALREALAARLPVEPDGSIRLTARAWAVRGAAPR; this comes from the coding sequence ATGACGCACCCGGTGTGGGCGGACGGTGACGCGTACGAGGCGTACGTCGGTCGGTGGAGCCGCCTGGTCGCGGCGGAATTCCTGCTCGGGTTGGGCGTCCCGCCGGGGCGGCACTGGCTGGACGTGGGCTGCGGGACGGGCGTGCTGACCTCGACGATCCTCGCTGACGTCGCACCCGCTCAAGTGATCGGCGTCGACCGGTCAGCGGGTTTCGTCGCCACTGCGCGTACCCGTGTCACCGACCCGAGGGCGACCTTCCACGTCGGTGACGCCCGTGCGCTGCCGTTACCCGACCGAATCGCCGACGTGGTGGTCAGTGGGTTGACGCTGAACTTCGTCCCGGAGCCGGCGCGGGCGGTGGCGGAGTTCGCCCGGGTGGTCCGGCCGGCCGGCGTGGTGGCGGCCTACGTCTGGGACTACGCCGCCGGCATGGCGATGATGCGGCACTTCTGGGAGGCCGCCGCGCAGCTGGATCCAGCCGCCTCCGAGTTGGACGAGGGAAACCGTTGCACGGTGTGCGAGCCCGAGGCGCTGCGGGCGCTCTGGGAGGACGCCGGCTTCGACGCGGTGTCGGTCCGGCCGGTCGACGTGCCGACGGTCTTCACCGACTTTGCCGACTACTGGACGCCGTTCCTCGGTGGGCAGGGTTCCGCGCCGTCGTACGTCACGACGTTGGCCGAACCGGCCCGGGTCGCGCTGAGGGAGGCGCTGGCGGCCCGGCTGCCGGTCGAGCCGGACGGCTCGATCCGCCTCACCGCGCGGGCCTGGGCCGTACGGGGTGCGGCGCCCAGGTAG
- a CDS encoding GNAT family N-acetyltransferase — MGDWRLRPASLSDVDAVAELRAVVLRADLERLGRYDEQRVRQRLRDGFVPAYTWVVEVGGAFAGCVALRPADDARWLEHFYLAPHLQGSGIGTAVLRELLGQCDRDGTRVRLNVLQGSPARRLYERHGFTLDTEDPVDVFMVREPTSD, encoded by the coding sequence ATGGGGGACTGGAGACTTCGACCGGCTTCGCTGTCGGACGTCGACGCGGTGGCCGAGCTGCGGGCCGTGGTGCTGCGGGCCGATCTGGAACGGCTCGGGCGATACGACGAGCAGCGGGTGCGGCAGCGCCTGCGGGACGGGTTCGTCCCGGCGTACACCTGGGTTGTCGAGGTGGGCGGCGCGTTCGCCGGCTGCGTGGCGCTGCGTCCGGCGGACGACGCCCGCTGGCTGGAGCACTTCTACCTGGCGCCCCACCTGCAGGGCAGCGGCATCGGCACGGCGGTGCTGCGCGAGTTGCTGGGGCAGTGCGACCGCGACGGCACCCGGGTCCGGCTGAACGTGCTGCAGGGCAGTCCGGCCCGGCGGTTGTACGAGCGGCACGGATTCACGCTCGACACCGAGGATCCGGTGGACGTGTTCATGGTGCGCGAGCCAACGTCGGACTAG